TAAATGATTAAAACCCACTTGTTTCATCAGCTGGTCGTAATCGGAATTTTTAAGTACCACGTTCCTGGCTTTAAACACTGCCGGCGCGATTGTACCTAGGGCGCCTGTCAGGAATGTCTTGCGGATAAATGATTTTCGATCCATGTCATTGTCATTTTGTTCACTGCAAAGGTGCGGCAATAAACAGTACCGGGAAATACGATAAAACGGGGAAGAATTATAAAAATCCGATATCAGCGGTTTTTTTTGAACTGTGAAGGGGACATGCCGCTGCAATTCTTAAAAAAAGCACTGAAATGAGCCGGTTCGGAGAATCCGAGTTCGTAGGCGATTTCCTTGGTGGAAAGCCCGGAGAAATAAAGCATACGTTTGGCAGCGGTGGTGATTCTCGACTGGATGTATTCCTTGGCGGTTTTTCCGATCAGGGATTTGACGGTCCGGTTGAGGTGATCCGGACTGATATTCAGCACTTCCGCGTATTGGGAAGTGGCATGCCACTCGGTAAAGTGGTCTTCGACCAGGGTCTTAAATTGCCTGAGGATGGAGTTACCCGACTCTATCTGCTGAGGGTGATTGCGTGGTACGGTACAAACATTATTGCATCCGATCAGGAATAGTTTTAATATAGAACCGATGGCTGCATCCCTGAACTTGTCGTCGGAATGATAAAAACGGATGATCTGTTCACAATAACCCGAAAGGCTTTTTAACATTTCATCATCGAGCTGGAGGGGCGGACTGTCGCCGTAATCATTGAAAAGGTTGAGGTCTTCAATAAAGCTGAGTGGAATGTGGTTTTCCACCAAAAACTGGGTGGAAAAAACCATAGAATAACCAAATGATTTTTCGGCTTCCAGAATCTGGTGCACTTGTCCCGGCGCGATGAAATAGACCTGTCCGTCTTTCAGTTCAAATCCCTTGAAGTCAATAAAATGCTGACCTTTTGCTTTTTGGACCAGGAGCACCGTATAATAATTGTGGCGATGGGGCGCATCAGGTTTCCCACCGTGTTTGTCGTGGATGTCCTCCATACGGGAAATGCCGAAACTTTTCATGGGGTCGTTCCGGTTGACGTCGCTGTATGTTTTTATATCCTTGATCAAAATACGCTGTTTTTGAGATCCCCAAAAATGTGATGGTCCATTTTTAACAAAAATGCTTTGCTTTTGGTTGTTGATTGCCCTGGTTATTAATGGCGGAATTGCACTGGATTAGTCCGGTTTTTATTTTCTAAGCACGGCAGTCATCTTTATGGCTCCTATACAAAACGTAATGAGAAAGATGAACAGCATATTGAGGAAAAAGTCGTGGCCGTCCTTATTGGTTTCGTAAAAGTAATAAAACAGGAAGCCGAGAATTGCCAGGGTGTAAAACAAAATAAAACTCGTTTTTATCCAACTGGAACCGCTCCTCAATTTTTTGATTTGTGCGGCTTCCATTTCAGCGCGGCCTGCATTTTCCAACAGCTCATTCATGAAAATAACCGGGCCGAAAAAATTTAACACAGGAATCCACCATAAAACAGGTGGGAGGGTCATTGGTTTTTGATTGTATTTGCTTTCAGATTCAAAGGTTTTGAAATGGGCGAAAACCTGGTTGATCCAGAAGGCAAAAACTATAATGGTTGCAGGGATCAGGAATTTTGGAATGGCATTGTTGAGGAAACGATTTCTGCCAAATCCTCCGATATCCAGATCCATAGAGTCATTGAAAAGCCTTAGAAAGGCGTAGGAAGTGACGGCCAGGAGGAGCCCGAAGAAAAAGTAGGAAATGTTGGACAGGTTTTTCATATACAATTA
This sequence is a window from Lewinellaceae bacterium. Protein-coding genes within it:
- a CDS encoding AraC family transcriptional regulator encodes the protein MKSFGISRMEDIHDKHGGKPDAPHRHNYYTVLLVQKAKGQHFIDFKGFELKDGQVYFIAPGQVHQILEAEKSFGYSMVFSTQFLVENHIPLSFIEDLNLFNDYGDSPPLQLDDEMLKSLSGYCEQIIRFYHSDDKFRDAAIGSILKLFLIGCNNVCTVPRNHPQQIESGNSILRQFKTLVEDHFTEWHATSQYAEVLNISPDHLNRTVKSLIGKTAKEYIQSRITTAAKRMLYFSGLSTKEIAYELGFSEPAHFSAFFKNCSGMSPSQFKKNR